The following coding sequences are from one Diachasmimorpha longicaudata isolate KC_UGA_2023 chromosome 6, iyDiaLong2, whole genome shotgun sequence window:
- the LOC135163853 gene encoding 1-acylglycerol-3-phosphate O-acyltransferase Pnpla3-like isoform X1, with translation MNLSFAGCGFLGIYHVGVAVCFKKYAPHLLLDKISGASAGAMAACCLLCDLPLGTFTSHLLKLAKEARKKTLGPFSPSFNVQTILLESLQKYLPNDAHIRVSGKLHISLTRVYDGKNVIVSHFNSREDLLQALLASSFVPLFSGLLPPRFRGIRYMDGGFSDNLPTLDENTITISPFCGESDICPRDISSQLFHVNLSNTSIELSRQNIYRFARILFPPNPEILSHMCKQGFDDALRFLQRNNLINCTRCLAVQSTFVISETLDDSMEYDPECKECKIHRQEALVANLPETVMTIFQDAIDSANKGIINWLFKHKSIKLLSFLSLPYTLPLEVICATLNKILTNSPKLHNELIDVTKYLTEQICLVVSKMKIYNIRMPQMIDCQLRITGYDSTVDRRKSVDELNVALKYNEMLSWQEDLHKSSCVIDITEFSSIDGSFDNILQITSDQETLMAYYYMDDENNKIQRTEIFDISDNSVVDAHISSKQRRPYGDEIPWDEPAWLTQHSFTDANDFHINETPMVSAHSYSHSHPEEQNGEKKINVDAHSDMSIDESNIFSDPESEWTPSVTTTNVPSLSTSSTSDSRPEVDQPNE, from the exons ATGAATTTATCCTTTGCGGGCTGtggatttttgggaatttatcATGTTGGTGTTGCTgtatgttttaaaaaatatgctcCGCATTTACTCTTAGATAAAATAAGTGGAGCTTCGGCTGGAGCGATGGCCGCCTGTTGTCTTCTTTGTGATTTACCCCTCG GAACATTTACGAGCCATCTGTTGAAACTGGCGAAAGAAGccagaaaaaaaactcttGGGCCCTTTAGTCCTTCATTTAATGTCCAAACAATATTATTGGAAAGTTTGCAAAAg taTCTCCCAAATGATGCTCACATACGGGTGAGTGGCAAATTGCACATTTCATTGACACGAGTCTATGATGGAAAGAATGTAATTGTATCGCATTTCAATTCACGGGAAGATTTGTTGCAA GCATTGCTGGCTAGTTCATTTGTTCCGTTATTTTCGGGACTTCTACCTCCAAGATTTCGTGGGATACGCTACATGGACGGAGGTTTCAGTGATAATTTACCGACATTGGATGAAAATACAATAACGATCAGTCCTTTCTGTGGTGAGAGTGACATTTGTCCGCGAGATATTTCATCACAATTGTTTCACGTGAATTTGTCCAACACAAGTATCGAATTGTCTCGTCAAAACATTTACAGATTTGCGAGAATACTTTTCCCACCTAATCCAGAG ATACTCTCTCACATGTGTAAACAAGGATTCGACGATGCGCTTCGATTTCTTCAGAGGAATAATCTGATAAATTGTACACGCTGTCTAGCTGTACAGTCAACTTTCGTCATTTCGGAAACTCTGGACGATAGTATGGAGTATGATCCCGAGTGTAAAGAGTGCAAAATTCATCGTCAG gaAGCATTAGTAGCCAATTTACCCGAAACCGTTATGACAATATTTCAAGATGCAATAGATTCTGCAAATAAAGGGATTATCAATTGGCTATTCAAGCACAAAAGCATCAAATTGCTATCATTTTTAAGTCTTCCTTACACCCTACCCCTAGAGGTCATCTGTGCAACTCTTAACAA GATTTTGACCAACAGCCCTAAACTAcacaatgaattaattgacGTGACAAAATATCTAACCGAGCAGATATGCCTCGTTGTttctaaaatgaaaatttataatatcaGAATGCCTCAAATGATAGATTGCCAGTTAAGAATAACTGGATATGATTCCA CTGTGGATAGAAGAAAATCCGTTGACGAGCTGAATGTAGCATTGAAGTACAATGAAAT GTTGTCGTGGCAAGAGGATCTTCACAAATCGAGTTGCGTAATAGATATAACTGAATTTTCTTCAATCGATGGGTCTTTTGACAATATTCTACAGATCACCTCTGACCAAGAAACACTGATGGCATATTATTACATGGACGACGAGAATAACAAAATTCAAAGGacggaaatttttgatatttcgGATAACTCAGTTGTTGATGCACATATTTCAAGTAAACAACGCCGACCATATGGCGATGAAATTCCCTGGGATGAACCTGCATGGCTTACGCAGCACAGCTTTACTGATG CTAATGATTTTCACATAAATGAGACACCAATGGTCAGCGCACATTCGTATTCTCATTCCCACCCAGAAGAAcaaaatggagagaaaaaaattaatgtcgaCGCTCACTCCGACATGTCGATAGATGAATCCAATATATTCTCTGATCCAGAAAGCGAATGGACACCGTCCGTAACCACGACTAATGTCCCTTCACTGAGTACGAGTTCCACATCGGATTCAAGACCCGAGGTTGACCAACCGAACGAATAA
- the LOC135163853 gene encoding 1-acylglycerol-3-phosphate O-acyltransferase Pnpla3-like isoform X2, giving the protein MNLSFAGCGFLGIYHVGVAVCFKKYAPHLLLDKISGASAGAMAACCLLCDLPLGTFTSHLLKLAKEARKKTLGPFSPSFNVQTILLESLQKYLPNDAHIRALLASSFVPLFSGLLPPRFRGIRYMDGGFSDNLPTLDENTITISPFCGESDICPRDISSQLFHVNLSNTSIELSRQNIYRFARILFPPNPEILSHMCKQGFDDALRFLQRNNLINCTRCLAVQSTFVISETLDDSMEYDPECKECKIHRQEALVANLPETVMTIFQDAIDSANKGIINWLFKHKSIKLLSFLSLPYTLPLEVICATLNKILTNSPKLHNELIDVTKYLTEQICLVVSKMKIYNIRMPQMIDCQLRITGYDSTVDRRKSVDELNVALKYNEMLSWQEDLHKSSCVIDITEFSSIDGSFDNILQITSDQETLMAYYYMDDENNKIQRTEIFDISDNSVVDAHISSKQRRPYGDEIPWDEPAWLTQHSFTDANDFHINETPMVSAHSYSHSHPEEQNGEKKINVDAHSDMSIDESNIFSDPESEWTPSVTTTNVPSLSTSSTSDSRPEVDQPNE; this is encoded by the exons ATGAATTTATCCTTTGCGGGCTGtggatttttgggaatttatcATGTTGGTGTTGCTgtatgttttaaaaaatatgctcCGCATTTACTCTTAGATAAAATAAGTGGAGCTTCGGCTGGAGCGATGGCCGCCTGTTGTCTTCTTTGTGATTTACCCCTCG GAACATTTACGAGCCATCTGTTGAAACTGGCGAAAGAAGccagaaaaaaaactcttGGGCCCTTTAGTCCTTCATTTAATGTCCAAACAATATTATTGGAAAGTTTGCAAAAg taTCTCCCAAATGATGCTCACATACGG GCATTGCTGGCTAGTTCATTTGTTCCGTTATTTTCGGGACTTCTACCTCCAAGATTTCGTGGGATACGCTACATGGACGGAGGTTTCAGTGATAATTTACCGACATTGGATGAAAATACAATAACGATCAGTCCTTTCTGTGGTGAGAGTGACATTTGTCCGCGAGATATTTCATCACAATTGTTTCACGTGAATTTGTCCAACACAAGTATCGAATTGTCTCGTCAAAACATTTACAGATTTGCGAGAATACTTTTCCCACCTAATCCAGAG ATACTCTCTCACATGTGTAAACAAGGATTCGACGATGCGCTTCGATTTCTTCAGAGGAATAATCTGATAAATTGTACACGCTGTCTAGCTGTACAGTCAACTTTCGTCATTTCGGAAACTCTGGACGATAGTATGGAGTATGATCCCGAGTGTAAAGAGTGCAAAATTCATCGTCAG gaAGCATTAGTAGCCAATTTACCCGAAACCGTTATGACAATATTTCAAGATGCAATAGATTCTGCAAATAAAGGGATTATCAATTGGCTATTCAAGCACAAAAGCATCAAATTGCTATCATTTTTAAGTCTTCCTTACACCCTACCCCTAGAGGTCATCTGTGCAACTCTTAACAA GATTTTGACCAACAGCCCTAAACTAcacaatgaattaattgacGTGACAAAATATCTAACCGAGCAGATATGCCTCGTTGTttctaaaatgaaaatttataatatcaGAATGCCTCAAATGATAGATTGCCAGTTAAGAATAACTGGATATGATTCCA CTGTGGATAGAAGAAAATCCGTTGACGAGCTGAATGTAGCATTGAAGTACAATGAAAT GTTGTCGTGGCAAGAGGATCTTCACAAATCGAGTTGCGTAATAGATATAACTGAATTTTCTTCAATCGATGGGTCTTTTGACAATATTCTACAGATCACCTCTGACCAAGAAACACTGATGGCATATTATTACATGGACGACGAGAATAACAAAATTCAAAGGacggaaatttttgatatttcgGATAACTCAGTTGTTGATGCACATATTTCAAGTAAACAACGCCGACCATATGGCGATGAAATTCCCTGGGATGAACCTGCATGGCTTACGCAGCACAGCTTTACTGATG CTAATGATTTTCACATAAATGAGACACCAATGGTCAGCGCACATTCGTATTCTCATTCCCACCCAGAAGAAcaaaatggagagaaaaaaattaatgtcgaCGCTCACTCCGACATGTCGATAGATGAATCCAATATATTCTCTGATCCAGAAAGCGAATGGACACCGTCCGTAACCACGACTAATGTCCCTTCACTGAGTACGAGTTCCACATCGGATTCAAGACCCGAGGTTGACCAACCGAACGAATAA